In the Streptomyces sp. 3214.6 genome, CCTTTACTGGTGACCAACTCGACTGACATGGACCACAGTTGACATACAATCGCATACGCCCGAGAGCTGCCGTCACCTTGCTGGCGCCGCTCCTCGCCGGAGCCCTGACGCTGACCGCCGTCACCGCTCCCGCCGTCTACGCCGCCGACACCGACGCCGCCCCGGCCTTGGCGGAGAGCGCCTGAGTCTCGGCCCCGGAATGTACGTCGTGACGCTCACCGACGCGCCCGTCGCCGCCTACGAGGGCGAACTGCCCCGTCTGAAGCGGACGGCACCGAAGTCCGGCAACCGGCTCGACCCCGACTCCGGCGCGATCGACGCCTATCGACGCCATCTGGACGACCGCCGCGCCGAGGTCCTCGACGCCGTACCCGGCGTCAAGGCGCTCTACGACTACGACTTCACGCTCAGCGGCTTCGCCGCGAAACTGACTGGCCGGCAGGCGTCGAAGCTGGCGCCGACGCCGGGGGTCGCCGCGGTGACCCGCAGCACGGCAAGCCGACCGACGGCGGATTCCCCGGGCTCCGCCGGCTCTCCGACGCCGGACCACGCCCCCGCTGCGGAGGCTGCGGGTCGAGCCGGAACCACCACGGACCGGGCCTCGGAAGCACCTGCGTCCGACGCATCCGGCACAGGGAAAACCACCCCGTCCGGCTCGCTCCCCGACCTCCCCGCCATGCTGGGTCTCTCCGGCGGCAACGGGCTCTGGTCGAAGTTCGGCGGGCCCGAGCACGCCGGTGAGGGAATGATCATCGGCATCGTGGACACCGGCTTCGACCCGTCGAACCCGATGCTCGCCCCACTTCCGGAGCCGCGCCCCGACGCCGAGGCCATCGCCAAGAAGTGGCACGGCACGTGCGACGAGGGCACCGACCCCGACCCCGCCAACCGCGTCACCTGTAACAACAAGGTGATCGGCGCCCAGTGGTTCCGCAAGGGCGTGGCCGCGCCCACCCCCGACGACGTGGCCTCGCCACTGGACCGGAACAGCCACGGCACACACACCGGTACGACGGCCGCCGGGAACCACGGCGTCGAGGCGTCGATCCCGGGCACCGGCACCAGCGGAAAGCTCAGCGGGGTCGCGCCGGCCGCGCGGCTGGCGTACTACAAGGCCTGGGAGCACGAACTGCTGGGGCGTGGACACCGTGGCCGCGATCGACCGGGCCGTCGCGGACGGCGTGGACGTCATCAACTACTCCATAGGAGGGGATATCACCCACCCGACCGTCAAGGAGGCCATGTTCAACGCCGCCAAGGCGGGCGTTTTCGTCGCCGCCTCGGCCGGCAACAGCGGCCCGGGCACCGTCCAGATCACCGCCCCCTGGTTGACGACGGTCGCCGCGTCGACGCACGACACCGACTACACCGCCTCACTCACCCTGGGCAACGGCCGCCGCATCACCAACCGCAGCCTGAACTCGGGCGTCCCCTCGACCCCCCTGGTCAACGCCGCCGACGTGCGCACGTCGGACGCCGACGCCGAGCAGGCCGCGCTGTGCGCGCCGGGCACACTCGACCCCTCGGTGGCCGCGTACTCCTTCACCGTAGGCGAGTCCTGCTTGCTCACCTGGGACAGGGGGATGGCGAGG is a window encoding:
- a CDS encoding S8 family serine peptidase, which encodes MDTVAAIDRAVADGVDVINYSIGGDITHPTVKEAMFNAAKAGVFVAASAGNSGPGTVQITAPWLTTVAASTHDTDYTASLTLGNGRRITNRSLNSGVPSTPLVNAADVRTSDADAEQAALCAPGTLDPSVAAYSFTVGESCLLTWDRGMARVAHGRLHPFRRPDGAGHPRTR